From Salvia splendens isolate huo1 chromosome 16, SspV2, whole genome shotgun sequence, a single genomic window includes:
- the LOC121769985 gene encoding peptidyl-prolyl cis-trans isomerase Pin1-like, which yields MSSSEKVKASHILIKHQGSRRKSSWKDPDGILISATTRDQAASQLEDLRRDILAGDVSFKELATKHSHCSSAKRGGDLGSFGRGQMQKPFEEATFSLKVGEISEIVDTDSGVHIIMRTA from the exons ATGTCCTCGTCGGAGAAGGTCAAGGCTTCGCACATCCTCATCAAGCACCAGGGCTCCCGCCGCAAGTCCTCCTGGAAGGACCCCGACGGCATCCTCATCTCCGCCACCACCCGTGACCAAGCCGCTTCCCAGCTCGAGGACCTCCGCCGAGACATCCTTGCCGGCGACGTTTCCTTCAAGGAACTCGCCACCAAGCACTCTCACTGCAGCTCCGCCAAGCGCGGCGGCGATCTCG GCTCATTTGGAAGGGGTCAAATGCAAAAGCCTTTCGAAGAAGCAACATTTAGTCTTAAGGTGGGAGAGATAAGTGAGATCGTGGACACTGACAGTGGAGTTCATATCATCATGAGAACAGCCTAA
- the LOC121772596 gene encoding GDP-mannose 4,6 dehydratase 1 — MASAAVAVRSEPKPPKIALITGITGQDGSYLTEFLLQKGYEVHGLIRRSSNFNTQRINHIYIDPHNAHKARMKLHYADLSDASSLRRWLDTILPDEVYNLAAQSHVAVSFEIPDYTADVVATGALRLLEAVRSHIASSGRSHIRYYQAGSSEMFGSTPPPQSESTPFHPRSPYAAAKCAAHWYTVNYREAYGIFSCNGILFNHESPRRGENFVTRKITRAVGRIKIGLQSKLFLGNLQASRDWGFAGDYVEAMWLMLQQEKPDDYVVATEDSHTVEEFLAVAFGSAGLNWKDHVVIDKRYLRPTEVDNLRGDASKAKRVLGWKPKVGFEQLVKMMVDEDVELAKREKVLVDAGYLDAQQQP; from the coding sequence ATGGcctccgccgccgtcgccgtcaGATCTGAACCAAAACCACCAAAAATCGCACTGATCACCGGCATCACGGGGCAGGACGGGTCCTACCTGACCGAATTCCTCCTCCAGAAGGGGTACGAGGTGCACGGCCTGATCCGTCGGTCCTCCAACTTCAACACCCAGCGCATCAACCACATCTACATCGACCCCCACAACGCCCACAAGGCCCGCATGAAGCTCCACTACGCCGACCTCTCCGACGCCTCCTCCCTCCGCCGCTGGCTCGACACCATCCTCCCCGACGAGGTCTACAACCTCGCCGCCCAGTCCCACGTCGCCGTCTCCTTCGAGATCCCCGACTACACCGCCGACGTCGTCGCCACCGGCGCCCTCCGCCTCCTCGAGGCCGTCCGCTCCCACATCGCCTCCTCCGGCCGCTCCCACATCCGCTACTACCAAGCCGGCTCCTCCGAAATGTTCGGATCCACCCCACCCCCCCAATCGGAATCCACCCCCTTCCACCCCCGCTCCCCCTACGCCGCCGCCAAATGCGCCGCCCACTGGTACACCGTGAACTACCGCGAGGCCTACGGGATATTCTCCTGCAACGGGATCTTATTCAATCACGAATCACCGCGGCGAGGCGAGAATTTCGTGACCCGGAAAATAACCCGCGCTGTAGGCCGGATCAAAATCGGCCTACAGAGCAAGCTATTCCTCGGGAACCTCCAGGCCTCGCGGGACTGGGGGTTCGCGGGGGACTATGTTGAAGCAATGTGGCTGATGCTCCAGCAGGAGAAACCGGATGACTACGTCGTTGCGACCGAGGACTCCCACACGGTCGAGGAGTTTCTGGCCGTGGCCTTCGGCTCGGCTGGCCTCAACTGGAAGGACCACGTTGTCATCGACAAGAGGTACTTGCGGCCGACGGAGGTGGACAACCTCAGGGGGGACGCGAGCAAGGCGAAGAGGGTGCTCGGGTGGAAGCCGAAGGTGGGGTTCGAGCAGCTGGTGAAGATGATGGTGGATGAGGATGTTGAGCTTGCCAAGAGGGAGAAGGTGCTAGTTGATGCAGGATACTTGGATGCTCAGCAGCAGCCTTGA
- the LOC121770657 gene encoding protein BASIC PENTACYSTEINE6-like, which produces MMDHNHLTIKTFMAITADRDAAIREKNMALEERKRAFQERDMAMLQRDAAIAERNAAIQERDEAIASLRYRESSMNDNTDIPDSYGSEHASGGKHIIQYQQQQQMCVSEVAGYSPKGNLRGNEIVVAETAETPKPRRGRQTKDKEGKATKSAKPPRAGKRTAEAVVKEEVNSDAYNGWSNEQGLDSDEEYLDKQVSWKDKLGLNQINFDESAMPVPVCSCTSSPQPCYRWGNGGWQSACCTTTISMYPLPQVANKRYSRVGGRKMSGSAFNKLLNRLAGEGYDFSSPLDLKDHWAKHGTNRYSTLK; this is translated from the exons ATGATG GACCACAATCACTTGACAATAAAAACCTTTATGGCCATTACGGCCGACAGAGATGCTGCCATCCGAGAAAAGAACATGGCATTGGAGGAGAGGAAGAGGGCTTTTCAAGAGCGTGATATGGCAATGTTACAGAGGGATGCTGCAATTGCTGAAAGAAATGCTGCCATACAAGAACGGGATGAAGCGATTGCTTCTCTTCGATATCGAGAGAGCTCAATGAACGACAACACCGATATCCCTGATTCATATGGAAGTGAGCATGCAAGTGGGGGCAAACATATCATCCAGTACCAGCAACAACAGCAAATGTGTGTTTCTGAAGTTGCTGGATATAGTCCTAAAGGAAACTTACGAGGCAATGAAATTGTTGTTGCAGAGACTGCCGAAACCCCCAAGCCTCGGAGAGGGAGGCAGACGAAAGACAAAGAAGGAAAAGCGACAAAATCAGCCAAGCCTCCGAGAGCAGGCAAAAGAACTGCTGAAGCAGTGGTAAAAGAGGAGGTAAATTCTGATGCGTACAATGGTTGGAGTAACGAGCAGGGTTTGGACAGTGACGAGGAGTACCTAGATAAGCAAGTCTCCTGGAAGGATAAACTGGGTTTAAACCAAATCAATTTCGATGAATCAGCCATGCCAGTCCCTGTTTGCTCATGCACAAGCTCGCCACAGCCGTGCTACAGATGGGGGAACGGCGGCTGGCAATCCGCGTGCTGTACAACCACGATCTCAATGTATCCACTGCCTCAGGTAGCGAACAAACGCTACTCCAGAGTTGGGGGGAGAAAGATGAGCGGGAGTGCGTTCAACAAGCTGCTCAATCGACTCGCTGGAGAGGGGTACGACTTCTCCTCTCCCCTCGATCTCAAAGACCACTGGGCGAAGCATGGCACGAACCGTTACAGCACTCTTAAGTAG
- the LOC121769911 gene encoding peptide methionine sulfoxide reductase A5-like, with protein sequence MKVTALFFLLTFISLSANSALSIRFPDRISNDPIQPSDLPIKTAVFALGSFWRSEAAFGCQNGVVRTTAGYAGGSRLNPEYRSLGDHAESVQVEYDPRITSFRELLDVFWSSHDSRQVFGQGPDVGNQYRSIIFTNGTEESRIAALSKEKEQTRSKNSVITTQILQLGVFYPAEPEHQKFELKRNHFLLQLIGNLPEEELERSNLATRLNGYAAELCPPRLQGQINAKINNIVRKGWPMLREI encoded by the exons ATGAAGGTAACTGCTTTATTTTTCCTCCTCACTTTTATTTCCCTCTCTGCGAACTCAGCTCTGAGCATCAGATTTCCCGATCGGATCTCCAATGACCCGATTCAACCATCCGATCTCCCCATTAAAACTGCGGTTTTCGCTCTCGGCAGCTTTTGGAGGTCCGAGGCCGCCTTCGGATGCCAAAACGGCGTCGTCAGAACCACCGCCGGTTACGCCGGCGGATCTCGGCTCAATCCCGAGTACCGAAGCTTAGGAGACCACGCGGAGTCCGTTCAG GTAGAATACGATCCCAGAATTACAAGTTTCCGAGAACTACTTGATGTCTTTTGGAGCAGTCATGATTCTAGGCAAGTGTTCGGTCAAGGTCCTGATGTTGGGAATCAATACCG ATCTATAATATTCACAAACGGCACTGAAGAATCTAGGATAGCTGCTCTCAGCAAAGAAAAGGAACAAACACGGTCGAAGAACAGCGTTATTACCACTCAAATTCTACAGCTAGGAGTATTTTATCCTGCAGAGCCTGAACACCAG AAATTTGAACTTAAACGCAATCATTTTCTTCTCCAATTGATCGGAAACTTGCCTGAGGAAGAGCTCGAGAGGTCCAACCTAGCAACAAGACTGAATGGATATGCAGCAGAGCTCTGTCCACCTAGGTTGCAGGGGCAGATTAATGCCAAGATCAATAACATCGTAAGAAAAGGCTGGCCAATGCTAAGGGAGATCTAA
- the LOC121772415 gene encoding protein BASIC PENTACYSTEINE6-like, giving the protein MDHNHLTIKTFMAITADRDAAIREKNMALEERKRAFQERDMAMLQRDAAIAERNAAIQERDEAIASLRYRESSMNDNTDIPDSYGSELASGGKHIIQYQQQQQMRVSEAAGYSPKGNLRGNEIVIAETAETPKPRRGRQTKDKEGKATKSAKPPRAGKRTAEAVVKEEVNSDAYNGWSNEQGLDSEEEYLDKQVSWKDNLGLNQINFDESAMPVPVCSCTGAPQPCYRWGNGGWQSACCTTTISMYPLPQVANKRYSRVGGRKMSGSAFNKLLNRLAGEGYDFSSPLDLKDHWAKHGTNRYSTLK; this is encoded by the exons ATG GACCACAATCACTTGACGATAAAAACCTTTATGGCCATCACGGCCGACAGAGATGCTGCCATCCGAGAAAAGAACATGGCATTGGAGGAGAGGAAGAGGGCTTTTCAAGAGCGTGATATGGCAATGTTACAGAGGGATGCTGCAATTGCTGAAAGAAACGCTGCCATACAAGAACGGGATGAAGCGATTGCTTCTCTTCGATATCGAGAGAGCTCAATGAACGACAACACAGATATCCCTGATTCATATGGAAGTGAGCTTGCAAGTGGGGGAAAACATATCATCCAGTACCAGCAACAACAGCAAATGCGTGTTTCTGAAGCTGCTGGATATAGTCCTAAAGGAAACTTACGAGGCAATGAAATTGTTATTGCAGAGACTGCCGAAACCCCCAAGCCTCGGAGAGGGAGGCAGACGAAAGACAAAGAAGGAAAAGCGACAAAATCAGCCAAGCCTCCGAGAGCAGGCAAAAGAACTGCTGAAGCAGTGGTAAAAGAGGAGGTAAATTCTGATGCGTACAATGGTTGGAGTAACGAGCAGGGTTTGGACAGTGAGGAGGAGTACCTAGATAAGCAAGTCTCGTGGAAGGATAATCTGGGTTTAAACCAAATCAATTTCGATGAATCAGCCATGCCAGTCCCTGTTTGCTCGTGCACAGGCGCACCACAGCCATGCTACAGATGGGGGAACGGCGGCTGGCAATCCGCGTGCTGTACAACTACGATCTCAATGTATCCGCTGCCTCAGGTAGCGAACAAACGCTACTCCAGAGTTGGGGGGAGAAAGATGAGTGGGAGTGCGTTCAACAAGCTGCTCAATCGACTCGCTGGAGAGGGGTATGACTTCTCCTCTCCCCTCGATCTCAAAGACCACTGGGCGAAGCATGGCACGAACCGTTACAGCACTCTTAAGTAG